A part of Aegilops tauschii subsp. strangulata cultivar AL8/78 chromosome 2, Aet v6.0, whole genome shotgun sequence genomic DNA contains:
- the LOC109763339 gene encoding uncharacterized protein has protein sequence MDANWGVGVGVDLNAPPPTGEDWRAQLLPEARSRVVNKIMECLKKHLPVSVPEGLNELQIIAVRFEDKIYTAATSQSDYLRKISLKMLSMETKTQQAPGNAQVIPNQMNLGQASCLRMPDGTPWRPTQGSDPAAVAAAVAAAAAATGVDPNAPAPTGGDWRPQLQPEARSRIVNKIMECLKKHLPVSGPEGLNELEKIAVGFEEKIYAAATSQSDYLRKVSLKMLSMETNT, from the exons ATGGACGCCAACTGGGGCGTCGGCGTTGGCGTTGACCTGAACGCCCCGCCGCCCACCGGCGAGGACTGGCGCGCCCAGCTCCTGCCCGAGGCGCGCAGCAGGGTCGTCAACAAGAT AATGGAATGTCTGAAGAAGCATCTGCCGGTATCTGTGCCAGAGGGACTGAACGAACTTCAAATCATCGCTGTGCGGTTCGAAGACAAGATTTATACTGCAGCGACCAGCCAG TCTGATTATTTGCGGAAGATCTCTCTGAAAATGCTATCTATGGAGACGAAGACACAGCAGGCTCCTGGAAATGCTCAAGTGATTCCAAATCAAATGAACCTCGGTCAAG CATCATGTTTAAGAATGCCCGACGGAACCCCCTGGCGGCCCACCCAAGGTTCAGACCCCGCTGCAGTCGCTGCTGCCgtcgccgctgccgctgccgccaccgGCGTTGATCCGAACGCCCCGGCCCCCACCGGAGGCGATTGGCGCCCCCAGCTTCAGCCTGAGGCGCGCAGCAGGATCGTCAATAAGAT AATGGAATGTCTGAAGAAGCATCTGCCAGTATCAGGGCCAGAGGGTCTGAACGAACTTGAAAAAATCGCTGTGGGATTCGAAGAGAAGATCTATGCTGCAGCGACCAGCCAG TCTGATTATTTGCGGAAGGTTTCTCTGAAAATGCTATCTATGGAGACGAACACATAA